One window of the Glycocaulis alkaliphilus genome contains the following:
- a CDS encoding LysM peptidoglycan-binding domain-containing protein yields MAATRSFIIAAVLLVAAIAAAGVYIATRPSADPAPAAPEASEQTEREAPRQPASSLTPPSFDVVRVDARGNAVIAGRGAPGAEVALLANQNELTRTAITSAGEWVIILQNPLPTGTVELSLLMRTPDGQEVRSDQVVVVSVPASRDETPLVVLGRPGEASRVLQGPQDGVGVGPLVLETVDYDENGAVIFSGRAEPNAGVRILANGELIAETQADNSGRWSVAASSGLEPGVYDLQLDQLDDEGRVTAVIALPFERATREALAMGGERVVVQPGNSLWRIARRLYGDGFQYTVIYQANREQIRDPDLIYPGQVLAAPGEN; encoded by the coding sequence TTGCGGCAGCGGGCGTCTATATCGCCACGCGGCCTTCCGCAGACCCGGCCCCGGCCGCGCCTGAGGCTTCCGAGCAGACCGAACGTGAGGCGCCGCGTCAGCCCGCCTCCAGCCTGACCCCGCCCAGTTTTGACGTGGTGCGTGTGGATGCACGCGGCAATGCGGTAATCGCAGGGCGCGGCGCGCCGGGCGCCGAAGTGGCGTTGCTGGCCAACCAGAACGAACTGACCCGCACCGCCATCACGTCAGCTGGTGAGTGGGTCATCATCCTGCAGAACCCGCTGCCCACCGGCACGGTGGAGCTGAGCCTTCTCATGCGCACGCCGGATGGTCAAGAAGTGCGCTCTGATCAGGTTGTCGTGGTGTCCGTGCCGGCGTCCCGCGATGAGACGCCTCTGGTGGTGCTCGGCCGTCCGGGCGAGGCCAGCCGCGTGCTGCAAGGTCCCCAAGACGGCGTCGGCGTGGGGCCGCTGGTTCTGGAGACCGTTGATTACGACGAGAACGGTGCCGTCATTTTTTCAGGGCGCGCCGAGCCGAATGCCGGGGTGCGAATCCTCGCCAATGGCGAGCTGATTGCCGAAACGCAGGCCGACAATTCCGGCCGCTGGAGCGTCGCGGCGAGTTCCGGTCTGGAGCCGGGCGTGTATGACCTTCAGCTCGACCAGCTTGATGATGAAGGCCGGGTGACGGCGGTCATCGCCCTGCCGTTCGAGCGGGCGACCCGCGAAGCGCTTGCCATGGGCGGCGAGCGCGTTGTTGTGCAGCCGGGCAATTCGCTTTGGCGCATCGCCCGCCGGCTGTATGGTGACGGCTTCCAGTACACGGTTATCTACCAGGCAAATCGCGAGCAGATCCGCGATCCTGACCTGATTTATCCAGGTCAGGTCCTCGCGGCTCCCGGAGAAAACTGA
- a CDS encoding ABCB family ABC transporter ATP-binding protein/permease, with translation MASPSDVVKTPDGQLPQGRLGEAIVRVVGILASPDMDRWRLRMVVAFLLTVVAKMFAVLAPLLFGDGLNALIEGVEAGAELAFWAFGGAFVAYALARFASNSAPQLRDMMFARVSQDAQRIVALKGFLHVQSLSLRYHQTRRAGAVNRIIDRGAGAVDFLLRYLVFNIVPAVIELVLASVIVALRYGWIFSVIIIGAVAAYALVTWFLTEWRVKLRRQMNEADSEVNARAVDILGNFETVKAFAAEKRESDRFDEARGRYAVAATKADQSLQTLNIVQAAIMNGGLLAVILVGAVLALEGRLQPGDVAALTLLLMSVYQPLNILGFAYRQIRQAAIDLERLFETLTLVPDVQDRPGAAELVVTDGGMVFENVSFAHEGRSRSVANLSFEVKGGTFVGIAGPSGSGKSTTLRLLLRFFDPDKGRVLIDGQDIAHVTQESLRNAMGLVPQDVVLFNDTLRQNLLYGRPNATEEQLWDAIDRARLRQFVEDLEEGLETRVGERGLKLSGGEKQRVGVARAILKDPPILILDEATSALDSETEGDVQEALNEVMKGRTVISVAHRLSTIARADKIYVLHEGGIAEQGSHDELVALGGKYATMWDRQIKAVDAARKVRDATAARERAL, from the coding sequence ATGGCATCACCCAGCGACGTCGTTAAAACGCCCGATGGACAGCTCCCTCAAGGGCGGCTGGGCGAAGCTATTGTACGTGTGGTGGGCATACTCGCTTCGCCGGACATGGACCGCTGGCGTCTGCGCATGGTTGTGGCCTTCCTCCTCACCGTCGTGGCCAAAATGTTTGCGGTCCTTGCACCGCTCCTGTTCGGTGACGGTCTCAATGCGCTCATTGAAGGCGTAGAAGCCGGAGCCGAGCTTGCATTCTGGGCGTTTGGCGGTGCGTTCGTCGCCTATGCGCTGGCACGGTTCGCGTCAAACTCTGCACCGCAACTGCGTGACATGATGTTTGCCCGCGTTTCCCAGGATGCCCAGCGTATCGTCGCGCTGAAAGGCTTCCTGCACGTGCAGTCCCTGTCACTGCGCTACCATCAGACGCGCCGGGCGGGAGCCGTAAACCGGATCATTGACCGGGGCGCGGGTGCGGTCGATTTCCTGCTGCGCTATCTGGTCTTCAACATCGTGCCTGCGGTGATCGAGCTGGTTCTGGCGTCGGTCATCGTAGCGCTGCGCTATGGGTGGATATTCTCAGTCATCATTATCGGTGCGGTGGCGGCCTATGCGCTGGTGACCTGGTTCCTGACCGAGTGGCGCGTAAAGCTGCGCAGGCAGATGAACGAGGCCGATAGTGAGGTCAACGCGCGCGCGGTCGACATTCTTGGAAATTTTGAGACTGTGAAGGCATTCGCCGCCGAGAAGCGCGAGTCGGACCGCTTTGACGAGGCGCGTGGCCGGTACGCCGTGGCGGCAACCAAGGCTGATCAGAGCCTGCAGACCCTCAATATCGTGCAGGCAGCCATCATGAATGGGGGGCTTCTGGCTGTCATACTGGTCGGGGCCGTGCTCGCGCTGGAAGGCCGGTTGCAGCCGGGCGATGTTGCTGCCCTTACGCTCCTGCTGATGAGCGTCTATCAACCGCTCAATATTCTGGGTTTTGCCTACCGGCAGATACGTCAGGCCGCGATTGATCTGGAACGCCTTTTCGAGACGCTGACACTCGTACCCGATGTTCAGGACCGCCCCGGCGCCGCTGAGCTTGTGGTCACTGATGGCGGCATGGTGTTCGAGAACGTGTCGTTCGCCCATGAGGGGCGCTCCCGCTCGGTCGCCAATCTGAGTTTCGAGGTGAAGGGCGGTACGTTCGTCGGCATTGCCGGCCCATCGGGTTCGGGCAAATCCACCACGCTGCGCCTGCTCTTGCGCTTTTTTGATCCCGATAAGGGCCGCGTGCTGATTGACGGGCAGGACATCGCGCATGTGACGCAGGAGAGCCTGCGCAATGCGATGGGGCTCGTGCCTCAGGATGTCGTGCTGTTCAATGACACGCTGCGCCAGAACCTGCTCTACGGCCGCCCCAATGCCACTGAAGAGCAGTTATGGGATGCGATTGACCGGGCGCGGCTGCGCCAGTTCGTCGAAGATCTCGAAGAGGGCCTGGAGACACGTGTCGGCGAACGCGGACTGAAGCTCTCCGGCGGCGAAAAGCAGCGTGTCGGTGTGGCGCGGGCCATTCTGAAAGACCCGCCCATTCTGATCCTCGACGAGGCCACATCTGCGCTGGATTCCGAGACCGAAGGCGACGTGCAGGAAGCCCTCAATGAAGTGATGAAGGGGCGCACGGTCATCTCTGTTGCGCACCGGCTCTCCACAATCGCCCGGGCAGACAAGATTTATGTCCTGCATGAGGGCGGTATCGCCGAGCAGGGTTCACATGACGAGCTGGTCGCTCTGGGCGGCAAGTACGCAACGATGTGGGACCGCCAGATCAAGGCCGTCGACGCAGCCCGCAAGGTACGTGACGCTACTGCCGCTCGCGAGCGCGCACTGTAG
- a CDS encoding metallophosphoesterase family protein, with amino-acid sequence MAGSRTEFGAGWQARSNWAEGSISPTQLRIALDEIGEQPGILVCHHPFKPPATAPLHTRTARGIKASAMVAPSPVRLVLSGHVHGASADLHSYSHGSYLSLTAGTLSTRLREGQPSFSEIILSGDEIDVIAHRFDGKQFRAHTLGRFETGPDGRIVTAG; translated from the coding sequence ATGGCGGGCAGCCGGACTGAATTCGGCGCGGGGTGGCAGGCGCGTTCCAACTGGGCTGAAGGCTCGATCAGCCCCACCCAGTTGCGTATTGCCCTCGACGAGATTGGCGAGCAGCCGGGCATACTGGTGTGCCATCACCCGTTCAAACCTCCGGCCACCGCGCCCTTGCACACGCGCACCGCGCGCGGGATCAAGGCAAGCGCCATGGTGGCGCCAAGCCCGGTTCGCCTGGTCCTGTCAGGTCATGTACACGGCGCATCAGCCGACCTGCACAGCTATTCGCACGGCTCTTACCTGTCGCTAACAGCCGGGACGCTGTCCACGCGGCTGCGTGAGGGCCAGCCCTCATTCAGCGAAATCATCCTGTCTGGTGATGAAATCGACGTTATCGCCCACCGCTTTGACGGCAAGCAGTTTCGCGCTCACACGCTTGGCCGGTTTGAAACCGGGCCAGATGGCAGGATCGTTACGGCGGGTTGA
- a CDS encoding diacylglycerol/lipid kinase family protein, which produces MTPNTETANRPANARQITRASVVLNPNGGSVPADGRQMLEALLADLGVSARFEVIDHDCEAACQRALEQEADTIIVWGGDGTAACALNTLGPDDPPILPLPGGTMNMLHKLVHGGDLDPAECLRAVLENPVEMDIAAGEVLEHRFYVGALMGGLTRLAAPREALRKADIFQAVTEFGEANAFGLDTPMRCIADTGNQHDAQALGIFLSEDPGRPGFDVLATAPEGLLDLAYTGLTGLLADWRNAWGVERDFASRVDVEALESTGIEATLDGEPVTLPRNARFVLIRKAARVLTARKA; this is translated from the coding sequence ATGACCCCGAACACAGAGACTGCCAACCGGCCGGCAAACGCCAGACAGATCACGCGCGCGTCCGTGGTGCTGAACCCCAATGGCGGAAGCGTTCCTGCCGACGGCCGCCAGATGCTGGAGGCGCTGCTGGCAGACCTTGGCGTATCGGCCCGCTTTGAAGTCATTGATCATGATTGCGAAGCAGCGTGCCAGCGCGCTCTGGAACAGGAAGCGGACACGATAATCGTCTGGGGCGGGGACGGCACAGCAGCGTGCGCGCTCAATACGCTTGGTCCGGATGATCCGCCCATACTGCCTCTGCCCGGCGGCACCATGAACATGCTGCACAAGCTCGTTCACGGTGGTGATCTGGACCCCGCAGAATGCCTGCGGGCCGTGCTGGAAAATCCGGTCGAGATGGATATTGCCGCTGGCGAAGTGCTGGAGCACCGTTTCTATGTTGGTGCGCTGATGGGCGGGCTGACGCGCCTTGCCGCCCCCCGCGAGGCGCTGCGCAAGGCCGACATTTTCCAGGCCGTCACCGAGTTTGGCGAGGCTAATGCCTTTGGCCTCGACACCCCCATGCGCTGCATCGCCGACACGGGCAACCAGCATGACGCGCAGGCCCTTGGAATATTCCTGTCAGAGGACCCCGGCCGGCCTGGCTTTGATGTTCTTGCAACGGCGCCCGAGGGGTTGCTTGATCTTGCCTATACCGGCCTTACCGGCCTGCTGGCCGACTGGCGGAATGCGTGGGGGGTCGAGCGCGACTTCGCATCCCGGGTGGACGTCGAGGCCCTTGAATCCACGGGAATTGAAGCCACACTGGACGGGGAACCCGTGACCCTGCCGCGAAACGCGCGTTTTGTGCTGATCAGAAAAGCGGCAAGGGTGCTGACAGCTCGCAAGGCATGA
- a CDS encoding DUF962 domain-containing protein, with the protein MSDTHDNPDMVDGRYTSFSAFFPFYLREHAIPATRYWHFVGTVLAPVVLVWALATQTWWALLLVPVTGYFFAWVSHAFIERNKPATFTYPLWSLIGDYKMFWLWVSGRLDAELEKAGVTDHPHARQGA; encoded by the coding sequence ATGAGCGACACGCACGACAACCCGGATATGGTCGATGGCCGCTATACGAGCTTTTCGGCCTTCTTTCCCTTTTACCTGCGCGAACACGCCATTCCGGCCACGCGCTACTGGCACTTTGTCGGCACGGTGCTGGCTCCGGTTGTGCTGGTATGGGCGCTGGCCACACAAACCTGGTGGGCGCTGCTGCTGGTGCCGGTCACAGGATATTTCTTCGCCTGGGTCAGCCACGCCTTTATCGAGCGCAACAAGCCGGCGACATTCACCTATCCGCTCTGGTCGCTGATTGGCGACTACAAGATGTTCTGGCTGTGGGTCTCGGGCCGTCTGGACGCCGAGCTGGAAAAGGCCGGTGTGACGGACCACCCGCATGCGCGTCAGGGCGCATAG
- a CDS encoding protein-L-isoaspartate O-methyltransferase family protein: MSELAEARRQMVASQIRPADVTDRRLQDAMLAIPRERFLPRSMAGSAYADMEIDLGEGRRFMRPRDFAKLVQALGVKPGELVLDLACARGYSTAILSRLCETVIGIEANESFASKAEGALSDIGADNAVIVTADIKKGAPEQGPFDVILVNGAVELVPDAWLSQLAENGRLGVIVKENGVGRARVYTRRNGVVGSRVVFDSMTSLLPGFEREPEFLL, from the coding sequence ATGAGTGAGCTCGCCGAAGCCAGACGGCAAATGGTTGCCTCCCAGATTCGCCCTGCCGACGTCACTGACCGGCGCTTGCAGGATGCGATGCTCGCCATTCCGCGTGAACGATTCCTGCCCCGTTCAATGGCCGGATCGGCTTATGCCGATATGGAGATCGATCTGGGCGAGGGGCGCCGCTTCATGCGGCCGCGAGATTTTGCCAAGCTGGTGCAGGCACTTGGCGTCAAGCCGGGCGAGCTGGTACTCGACCTGGCGTGCGCCCGTGGCTACTCCACGGCCATTCTGTCCCGGCTTTGCGAAACCGTCATCGGTATCGAGGCCAATGAGTCCTTTGCCTCCAAGGCTGAGGGGGCGCTCAGCGACATCGGCGCGGACAATGCTGTGATTGTGACTGCTGATATCAAAAAAGGTGCGCCGGAACAGGGGCCGTTCGACGTTATACTGGTGAACGGTGCTGTTGAGCTTGTGCCAGATGCCTGGTTGTCGCAGCTCGCAGAAAATGGCCGTCTGGGCGTGATCGTGAAAGAAAACGGTGTCGGCCGGGCAAGAGTATATACGCGCAGGAACGGTGTGGTGGGCAGCCGTGTGGTCTTCGATTCGATGACCTCGCTCCTTCCCGGCTTCGAGCGCGAACCCGAGTTTTTGCTTTAA